DNA sequence from the Phenylobacterium zucineum HLK1 genome:
GGCTACCTCGGTTTCGTGGCGCCCCAGGACGACCCCGGGCTCACCGCCGCCGTGGCGGAGATCAACACCGCGCGCGCTCGGCTGTACGCGGAGACGGCGCGTCGTCATGGCGTGAGCCCTGAGGTCGCGGGCGTCGCCGCCGCGAAGGCCCTGTTCGAGACGAAGCTGCGGCCCGGTGACTACTATCGTGACGCCACGGGCGT
Encoded proteins:
- a CDS encoding YdbL family protein, which produces MLRSHPTRRALASLLLAAMGTPVRPALAQSSLSKALVEAAKTAGTVGEQADGYLGFVAPQDDPGLTAAVAEINTARARLYAETARRHGVSPEVAGVAAAKALFETKLRPGDYYRDATGVWRRK